The region CATAGGGCTCTgcatatattctttttttagtttataACAATGCTTTTAGACGTGTGGTTTATGTGTCATATTTAGTTTTTGGTAGCAGactttgaatgaataaatgacaaaCTACGGCTGATCAGTGACAGCGTGTCGATCAGACACTCCACACATACTGGTGATTGGTCAGGTGACCAGGCGATGAAGATCCACTCATATCCCTGTGCATTCTGGGAGTCCAGACGGTAGAGGATGTAGCAGGGCTCCTGAGGCGTGAGCAGAGGAAGCAGGAACTGATCGTAGTCCTTGTCCCAGCTCTGTGCTGGCTCTCTGTATGAATCTAGCACCAGTTCctctgcagacaaacaaatgtgtagcAGGAAACTCAGCTCATTCAGAACTGAGAGCTCACTTGTGTCAAATCTGTCTGAATACAAGAAACATCTTATGTTTACCGTTTCTGATGACTATCTTCATTATTCTGATGGCACCTCCCCTCGCTCGGGCCAGAAAGTCTTTCAGCTCAGATGTTGCTAAAGAAACCAGATATAAGACAGACAAGTCAAAACTGAGGATGGGGGGTTGAAAGCAAGTGAGACAGAGTTGGGTAGACAAGAACATGAGACTCCACTTCAGGGAGAACATTTGATCCACTGCCAGATAGTCACACCATCACCCATAGTGACTCAGACAGGGAACATATGTACCAAAGAATCACTGAAAGATCTGAGTCTGAGGGATAAAACAACTTCATTTCAAGTTTCAAACCTACAAATGTTAGTTTGGTACTGAAAACCAGATTTAGCCATTTATTgcactctctccttctccctcaccaTGGTTACCAAACACAGCGGTCTCATAAATGATGTAGGATCAGGTGAGAAAGGTGAGAGAGGTACGCTTCTGCCAACCCGTCCCCCTTAGCTCCAATTACCAAATGCCATAACACACGTATATATACGTAGCTCTTAAACTCCCCATAAATGCCTGTAGGTGCTAAATATCATGATTACAGGTGTCACAACATAGAAGACGGacattttaactgtgaatcagTCTCATACATGCTTATACGTGAACAGGCATcctgttgtgttcttgtttacaatttacacAAACAGTTTGACTTGTATATAGACACTGAACATTGTtggtcattgttgctttttatacatatatatatatttatatttattatatatacatacttatGGACCTTTCTTTGTTCAGcttgtccttgtttttatctgtatggctatttctatcttcctgtaaattgtaggaactgattctgattctttacAGTCCACAATGATTTATATCCACAACAGGTTTATCAGGTCAGTGAAATTAAGGGACCACGTTAAGATGATCttaatatatgtattatatcaCAGAGATTGTGAGGCTGTATTTCAGGCCATGGCACAGCTcaaaagctaaaaagaaaattaaatgaattggAATTTGGAGAAAACTATactaacacacaaaaacaccctGCTGtaagaaaatgtacagttttcCTTTAAGAAATAAACGTACCGTTAATTCCAGTTTGGTGAGACATCTTTTGGCAGTCAGTTTTCCTCTCATGTAAGAAGGACCAGGTCCAGGTCTCTGTGTCCTCGCTCTTCTTGCACAGCAGGTAGGCTGCCTCTACACTGATGGCAGACAGATGGACCCACGCGCACCAGTGACATAAACGCCTCGAGGGTGACTCGGGAGATTCCTAACACTTGAAACACAATCTGCGGAACTGTGGCTGATGAGTAATAACGGGCCTGTCAGTGGATATGCCACCCTAACCACTGATCTAAAACTCTTTGCGTATCGATGACCACAACTTTAAAGGTCTTGGTGGGGGAGCCTCTATCAGGTCACATACTGTCCTGTactctgtgtggggggggggggggggggggtgcaggctCATGACATCAGTGGTCAGTACAGTGTTTTCAGATGCTGTCAGAGTGCCACATGTAACAACATTTTATCATTCATTCACATAGAGTGGCCAATCAGCTCACGCAGATGCGACTGCATGATCTCAAATTCCAGCCACCTGGTCACAGAAATGTGACACCAAGCAAGAATCTGACTGCTTCATTTCAACATTGTTCAATGCACtaggaatggggggggggggggggggttcatgtATTTGTGATCAGTACATTTTGATTGATAAAGTTACCTTTAATAGTCAATGAAAAGGTGAGAATAGGGTGGGTACCTCTGCAGGCTGTTAAAATATGAGAATATGAGGTTTCTTATGGCAAGATATAAACACCGTTTATCCCAAAGTGTGATGCAAAGAGCTCCAGATACAAACTTGTGTGTACACTAGAAGAGTCGGCTCCTGAACAGTCAGTACGAATGGATCCATtactgagaaaaacacaaacacacacagatagtaTGGTGTGTACAGTAGGGGCGAGTGATGAGGGTGAAAAAAGTGTTGTAAGAATGTGAGAGCCAAACGCTTTAACTATCACACCTTAtttctccgtctctccttcCACACATCCTtggtgcgcacacacacacacacacacacacacacacacacacacacacacacacacacacacacacacacagaggtaggTGAGAGAAAGATAAGTGTGTACCTGTGAGGTTACCTGTGATGGGATCATCCATTATTCACTCAGTGGTGAGTACACAACCCAAGCATCTATACATTATTCAAcagaacaccccccccccccctcctctacTTCAGGAAGACACACTTTATGTGCCCCCCAAAAGAAAACCCATTCATCAAATTGATTAAAACTTCCCGCACTTCTCTCACGCTTCAGGTTGGTTTACTCATTGAGTGAACTTCTGTTTGCATCTGTTACGTGAGCTCATGTAAGTGTCATTGTTGTGAGAACCACTGATACAGTAATTCTATAATTatctaaaaaagacaaatctatGAAGACTCTGTATTATATTTACCGTTTTGTGTATTGAAGAAATTGGGAAAGCAATGGGAAGaggacatttcatagactatTAATCAAAAGAAATACTTgccagattaatcgataatgaaactAATCATTAGTTAGAGCCCTGGCACTGTATAGCAAGATTTATCTGATGTAtgataaaacaatgtcaaaaaaggaaaaaacagtaGCTTATTTTCATCTTAAACTGTTTATTATCGAatattcaaacaataaaaacacttattaTTAATCAGTTAAATTATACATGAAATATCCAGATATAGGGTAAAACATTACTGTAATGTACCTGAATTGTGTAAACAAAAAAATTCTCTTAACAGGAGGTATGTGATATTTTGTCACAGCTGCATCAAAccttttaaaagtttaaaaatactgtaaaaagtttaatgttaagtatttagaaaaatgttttttttctccgaTAATTATTAGCTCCAGGTTCTCATCAGGCCAAGAAAGGCAGTCCAACACATGAAGGTATCCTACATCATCGCGACGTGTTTTACAAACGAGGACTCACTTGGCAACGCCCCTCTACGAGTCATCAACACACGGGAGCCAAAACGTCTGttaagagaagagaagaagaagttacGAATGGGCActctgtccagcagcagctactgtacatgtgatGTGTCGGGTCTCACCATGTTAGTGCAGGCACTAGCAAACGTCATGTATCTGGGGTTGAACTGCAGCGTGTTGATGGGTCCTGGATGTTTCCCGTCCAGCACAGCCACCTTCATGCCACTCTCAGTGCTCCAGACATGGACTCTCCCGTCCTCCGAACCTGCACGACAAGacacatgtcaacacagatCCTACAGGAAGAGaccaaaatataaaactgaggTGTTTAGGCGTACCGATCATGACAAACTGCGAGTCGGGAGTGAAGCAGGCCTCCAGGGAGATGCCTTTACTGTTGTTGTAGCCCTTAAAATGATCAATGATAGAAAACACCTTCAAGTAATTGTActgatatacagacagatataaTTCAGTAGGTTTGAGGCAACGTCTTTATCTCTTACAGAAAACGTGTGCAGGACAGCTCCATTGAAAGCGTTCAGGACGCGAATCATCCCTCCATTGGTGGAGATGAGAATCTGTTTCCCATTGTTACTGAATTTGAGTCCAGTCCAGTCACAGACACGGTTAAACCTCGTCTCAAAGGAGTCAAAGGGACCCTTTTCACAGAAAGATTAAACACATTATAAATACAGTAtcactgtgaaaacaatgaAGGTCACCCCCCCATGCATACAAGCATACTCTAAGTGCATTTTACCTTGTCAAAAGCCCGGAGGTCATATAATTTAATGGCCTGTGATTCCACCCCGGCAGCAAATATCAGCCCATCAGGGTCAAAGGAACATACAGGTTTCCCCAGTGGATTAGTCAaaccctgaaacacaaacacacacaaatacacacaaagaaaaagagtatTACCACCATATATCAGCCTCCTTAAATAATGACTGCCGTTTCTGTCATAGttcatattaattaatattgtCTCTCCTTCCATTTAGTCTTTGCTTATAGTATAATATTTTAGAATATCGTGTTTCAGCCACTGTGTGTTGGCCCAGTTTTACATCTGAGAGGTAAGATCCAAGCAGCGTAGCAGTGGTTCTTAAAGCAGGTCTGGGGACACCCAGTGGTCACAGGACAAAGACTTACTCCTGATATGGAGCACCTTAATGTGCAGTAATCTGGGAAGTCCTGATTCAAAGTGCTAAcagctgtagcagcagcagctgtaattacacatttgagtgagaaaacagaGGTAGTGTCATTTTCCAGCCTGTTCACACGCGACTCACTTGACAGTTTGGAGAGCGCAGGTCCCAGATCCGGATCGTCTTATCCAACGAGCCTGAGATAAACGTATCATCCACTGGTGACATGGACAGAGCAACAACtctaaaataaaagtcacagaAGAAACAATTTAACTTAATAAACCACCATTTtagaaaagctttaaaaaaaacgatGCCTGTGGAGAACTGGGTAACCGGTTCCTGTGAAAGAGGTAAATATTCTCTCTTTATGCTGTTCAGAAATGCCTTTTAAGAATACAACTTGTGACACAATGTGAACATATTGTTTTCCATATTTTTATCAGCATATTAGGATAAGGTACAGATAATGGGTGGATCAGAAATATGTACATGACTTCAAAGATGAAGATGCACTTTTTGCGAGCATTTTGATGGAATTCATAATGGTAGCTTCTCTCTAACAAGTGTTAGAGAACAAAAATATGTTGGTATAAATGTGTTGGTATTTCTCCATCCAGAAAGCACCTGACAATGGCTGTGTAAACTTTGTTCTGATCATAGCTTCCTGGGTGCAAATAGTTCCCTTTTAAGGCTAACATCCATGTACACTACATGTTTATCCTTCCATTGGATTCAGGGTGGTCCAGGTGAGTGCTTTTACTCACCTCGCAGTGTGACCTGGGAAATATCGGATGTACTTGTTGTCAGTGAGTGACAGATATCGGATGGTATctacaacacacaaaaccacacgTAGAACACATGAATTTAAATTATATTCTATGTCTTGTTTGGCGCTTTGCAGCAGCTGACGTTACTGAGTTATTACCATCCAGTTTGTTGGAGCTGTAGACCACTGTCTGTGTATCTCCATGTGTGTAGCGGATCAGGTCTACTCCATACTTCTTGCTGAATAGGGTCCTTTTAGGtctgagagaggacagaataATATATAACCCTCACGTCAATCATTTGATCACTTGATGAACCACAGATGCTGCACTGCCATCTTTCCAAAACACTTGCACAGGAACCAGTTTAGATATGGAAAttgatcattattttcatacattatGGGCATAAATGCATTCCAATTAAAGT is a window of Enoplosus armatus isolate fEnoArm2 chromosome 3, fEnoArm2.hap1, whole genome shotgun sequence DNA encoding:
- the LOC139282255 gene encoding WD repeat-containing protein 82-like, whose protein sequence is MKITDSVLRSFRVARTYRENSQKVNCVDFSPDGENAVSSSDDDCIVLYDIREGKPKRTLFSKKYGVDLIRYTHGDTQTVVYSSNKLDDTIRYLSLTDNKYIRYFPGHTARVVALSMSPVDDTFISGSLDKTIRIWDLRSPNCQGLTNPLGKPVCSFDPDGLIFAAGVESQAIKLYDLRAFDKGPFDSFETRFNRVCDWTGLKFSNNGKQILISTNGGMIRVLNAFNGAVLHTFSGYNNSKGISLEACFTPDSQFVMIGSEDGRVHVWSTESGMKVAVLDGKHPGPINTLQFNPRYMTFASACTNMTFWLPCVDDS